In the Chroococcidiopsis sp. SAG 2025 genome, one interval contains:
- the sppA gene encoding signal peptide peptidase SppA: MLRLFKTPFRKQIARLEITGAIASATRKRVLEALKTVEERRFPALLLRIDSPGGTVGDSQEIYSALKRLREKIKIVASFGNISASGGVYIGMGASHIVANPGTITGSIGVILRGNNLERLLDKIGVSFKTIKSGPYKDILAFDRELTEPEQHILQELIDTSYRQFVQSVAEGRNLTEEAVRSFADGRIFTGQQALELGVVDRLGTEEDTRRWAAELVGLDPEKTKCFTLEERKPPLQRLLSRESTVASGLSTGVDWLEFELSTSGLPLWLYRP; this comes from the coding sequence ATGCTACGGCTGTTTAAAACCCCTTTTCGCAAACAAATTGCACGGCTAGAAATTACTGGGGCGATCGCGAGTGCGACGCGCAAAAGAGTTCTAGAAGCCCTCAAAACTGTAGAAGAAAGACGCTTTCCCGCCTTACTACTCCGCATTGATAGCCCTGGCGGTACGGTAGGAGACTCTCAGGAAATCTATAGTGCTTTAAAACGACTGCGAGAAAAAATCAAAATTGTTGCTAGTTTTGGTAATATCTCTGCTTCTGGCGGTGTCTATATTGGCATGGGAGCCAGTCATATTGTGGCAAACCCAGGTACGATTACGGGTAGTATTGGGGTAATTCTGCGGGGTAACAACCTAGAACGCTTGCTAGATAAGATTGGTGTTTCGTTCAAAACGATCAAATCCGGTCCCTACAAAGATATTTTGGCTTTCGATCGCGAATTGACAGAACCAGAACAACATATTTTGCAAGAATTGATCGATACCAGCTATCGGCAATTCGTTCAATCTGTGGCTGAAGGGCGAAATCTGACAGAGGAAGCTGTGAGAAGCTTTGCAGACGGACGCATTTTCACCGGACAGCAAGCCTTAGAGTTAGGCGTTGTGGATCGGTTGGGAACAGAAGAAGATACCCGTCGTTGGGCAGCAGAGTTAGTCGGACTCGATCCCGAAAAAACCAAGTGTTTCACTCTAGAAGAACGCAAGCCCCCATTGCAGCGATTACTTTCGAGGGAGTCTACGGTAGCATCTGGTTTATCAACTGGGGTAGATTGGTTAGAGTTTGAGCTATCTACCAGCGGCTTACCTTTGTGGCTATATCGTCCGTAA
- a CDS encoding DMT family transporter gives MHLKLTESRLPFAAVLLIAPFFLWGTAMVAMKGVIPHTTPLFMAGVRLLPAGILVLGAAMAMGRPQPKGWAAWLWISLFALIDGSLFQGFLAEGLVRTGAGLGSVMIDSQPLAVALMSSWLFGERIGLWGWLGLMFGVLGISLIGLPDNLILNLFSGITPIRAGLPNIAVLQHIFQVNPPLQSLFQSGEWLMLLAALSMAVGTVAIRYVCRHADPVSATGWHMIIGGIPLFALSAGLEAGQWADISLSGWISLSYATIFGSAIAYGLFFYFASSGNLTSLSALTFLTPVFALLFGSLILSEVLSPIQWTGVSLTLVSIYLVNQREKLEQLFQKSTAKESHLSESEKVLETAKSVPVPMKESEL, from the coding sequence ATGCATCTGAAACTGACTGAATCAAGATTACCCTTTGCCGCCGTGCTATTAATCGCACCCTTTTTCCTCTGGGGAACAGCAATGGTAGCGATGAAAGGCGTTATTCCCCATACAACACCTTTATTCATGGCAGGAGTAAGGCTGTTGCCTGCTGGCATATTAGTATTAGGTGCAGCAATGGCGATGGGTAGACCTCAGCCTAAAGGATGGGCGGCGTGGTTGTGGATTAGTCTATTTGCCTTAATTGATGGATCGCTGTTTCAAGGCTTTTTGGCAGAAGGTTTAGTCAGAACTGGGGCGGGCTTAGGATCGGTCATGATTGATTCCCAGCCCCTAGCTGTGGCTTTAATGTCGAGTTGGTTATTTGGCGAACGAATCGGTTTATGGGGATGGCTGGGATTGATGTTTGGCGTACTGGGGATTAGTTTAATTGGCTTACCAGACAATCTAATTCTCAACTTATTTTCTGGTATTACCCCTATACGGGCGGGTTTACCAAACATAGCGGTTTTGCAACACATATTTCAGGTAAACCCGCCCCTACAATCCCTCTTCCAAAGCGGCGAATGGTTGATGTTACTCGCAGCCCTATCAATGGCTGTCGGTACGGTAGCTATTCGTTATGTTTGTCGTCACGCCGATCCGGTGTCAGCAACGGGATGGCATATGATTATTGGTGGAATTCCCTTATTTGCTCTTTCTGCGGGGTTAGAGGCTGGGCAATGGGCAGATATTAGTTTATCTGGGTGGATATCGCTAAGTTATGCCACGATTTTTGGTAGTGCGATCGCCTATGGGTTATTCTTCTACTTCGCCTCTAGCGGTAACCTTACCAGTCTTAGCGCCCTTACCTTTCTCACACCTGTATTTGCCCTCTTATTTGGTAGCTTAATTCTCTCCGAAGTTCTCAGCCCTATCCAGTGGACGGGCGTTTCTCTCACCTTAGTTAGTATTTATCTCGTCAATCAGCGAGAGAAATTAGAACAATTGTTTCAGAAATCTACAGCCAAAGAGTCACATCTATCCGAATCGGAAAAAGTTTTGGAAACAGCAAAGTCCGTACCTGTTCCTATGAAAGAATCAGAGTTGTGA
- a CDS encoding M20 family metallopeptidase: MVSTSLNPLTVDRSRIRPDIQALQAQLVEWRRRLHQRPELGFKERITSEFIAQKLQEWGIEHQTAIAKTGIVATIQGKKHPTPTLPLPTPPVLAIRADMDALPIQEQNDVPYKSQHDGVMHACGHDGHTAIALGTAYYLSQHQEDFAGTVKIIFQPAEEGPGGAKPMIEAGVLKNPDVDAIIGLHLWNNLPLGTVGVRSGALMAAVELFDLKIKGKGGHGAMPHQTVDTIVVASQVVNALQTIVARNVDPIDSAVVTVGEFHAGSAHNVIADSAKLGGTIRYFNPKYDGYFGQRFEQIVAGVCQSQGATYELDYWQLYPPVINNSEIADLVRSQAEKVVETPLGIVPECQTMGGEDMSFFLQEVPGCYFFLGAANLSRNLAYPHHHPRFDFDETALGMGVEIFIRCVEKFCS; this comes from the coding sequence ATGGTTTCTACTTCCTTAAATCCTCTCACAGTCGATCGCTCTCGCATTCGCCCAGATATTCAAGCGTTGCAAGCGCAATTGGTAGAATGGCGGCGGCGGTTGCATCAACGTCCAGAACTGGGATTTAAGGAACGTATTACATCTGAATTTATTGCTCAGAAGTTGCAAGAATGGGGCATAGAACATCAAACAGCGATAGCCAAAACAGGAATTGTCGCAACTATTCAGGGAAAAAAACACCCGACTCCCACTCTCCCACTCCCGACTCCCCCAGTTCTAGCCATTCGCGCCGATATGGATGCCTTACCCATCCAAGAACAAAACGACGTGCCTTATAAGTCGCAACATGATGGTGTAATGCACGCTTGCGGACATGACGGACATACCGCGATCGCACTAGGGACAGCATACTATCTTTCTCAGCACCAAGAAGATTTTGCGGGTACTGTAAAAATTATCTTTCAACCAGCAGAAGAGGGACCAGGTGGCGCAAAACCAATGATTGAAGCGGGAGTTTTAAAAAATCCCGATGTGGATGCAATTATCGGTTTGCATCTATGGAATAACTTACCTTTGGGTACGGTTGGAGTGCGTAGCGGCGCGCTAATGGCTGCGGTAGAACTATTCGATCTCAAAATTAAGGGTAAAGGCGGACATGGTGCAATGCCGCATCAAACAGTAGATACAATTGTCGTCGCCAGTCAAGTTGTGAATGCTTTACAAACTATTGTGGCGCGAAATGTCGATCCAATTGATTCTGCTGTCGTCACAGTAGGAGAATTTCATGCTGGTTCTGCCCATAACGTAATTGCAGATTCAGCTAAATTAGGAGGTACGATTCGCTATTTTAATCCTAAATATGATGGCTATTTTGGTCAACGATTTGAACAAATTGTTGCAGGTGTTTGCCAAAGTCAAGGTGCGACATATGAGTTAGATTACTGGCAATTGTATCCGCCTGTCATCAATAATTCAGAAATAGCGGATTTGGTGCGATCGCAGGCTGAGAAAGTTGTAGAAACGCCCCTTGGAATCGTGCCGGAGTGTCAGACAATGGGTGGCGAAGATATGTCATTTTTCCTACAGGAAGTTCCAGGGTGTTACTTCTTTTTAGGTGCCGCTAATCTCAGCAGAAACTTAGCTTATCCTCACCATCATCCTCGATTTGATTTTGATGAAACTGCTTTGGGTATGGGAGTAGAAATCTTTATACGTTGCGTGGAAAAATTTTGCAGTTGA
- the psaI gene encoding photosystem I reaction center subunit VIII: MFSASFLPSILVPLTVLVFPSVAMALLFLYIEREDPSGI, encoded by the coding sequence ATGTTTTCAGCATCGTTTCTACCATCAATCCTAGTTCCGCTAACTGTTCTGGTCTTTCCTTCCGTAGCAATGGCTTTATTGTTTCTCTACATCGAGCGGGAAGATCCTTCAGGGATCTAG
- a CDS encoding rubredoxin — MSEPAIDTQALDRYECRACGYVYEPDRGDDKHDIAPGIPFAELSSTWRCPVCGARKNAFANIGPVGQASGFKENLGYGLGVNQLTPGQKNILIFGALALAVLFFLSLYGLQ, encoded by the coding sequence ATGAGCGAACCAGCTATTGATACCCAAGCGCTAGACCGCTATGAATGTCGGGCTTGCGGCTATGTGTACGAACCCGATCGCGGCGATGATAAGCACGATATTGCCCCTGGCATACCATTTGCAGAACTATCTTCTACTTGGCGATGTCCTGTTTGTGGAGCAAGGAAAAACGCATTTGCCAATATTGGTCCAGTGGGACAAGCCTCTGGCTTTAAGGAAAATCTCGGCTACGGGCTTGGCGTAAATCAGCTCACTCCAGGTCAGAAGAACATTTTGATCTTCGGTGCTTTAGCATTAGCCGTCTTGTTTTTTCTCAGCCTATATGGGTTACAGTGA
- the xdhB gene encoding xanthine dehydrogenase molybdopterin binding subunit, protein MNTVGKNRSHESATGHVSGKAIYTDDQRLPAGMLSLYPVLSPHAKARITKIDPAGAYKIDGVVTVITAADVPGVNDTGTIIYDEILLPDKEISYYGQAVVWVAGETDEAARLGAEKVVVEYEPLEPILTIKDAIAADSFHLKPRVIKRGDPATALQQVDCYLEGEMAMNGQDHFYLETHASWVIPDGEGNYQVYASTQHPTETQIVVSRVLGITKNQVVVTCIRMGGGFGGKESQANPFAGVAAIAACKTGRPVRVKLKRHHDMILTGKRHGFLGLYKVGFTNEGKIVALDVDLYADGGWSLDLSPPVLLRAMLHVDNAYYIPHLAVKGQIAKTNKVSNTAFRGFGGPQGMVVIEDIVDRVARYLGLPPEVVRERNFYHGEGETNTTHYDQEIFDNRITKVWQQVKDRANFTARREAIAQYNQASTYKKRGLAITPVKFGISFNKTQYNQAGALVLIYTDGSIQLNHGGTEMGQGLHTKMLQVAAQTLGVNIERLRIMPTSTEKVPNTSATAASSGADLNGQAVKDACETLKSRLAVVAAGLLKLDTPEEMVFADDWIYCRTYPSARLHFEEATKQAYGDRVSLAATGYYRTPNIYWDDAAGKGRPFYYYAYGAAVSEVEVDGFTGNFKLRQVDIVHDVGESLNPLVDRGQIEGGFVQGMGWLTMEELVWDEKGRIRTYAPSTYKIPTIGEIPENFNLHLLERAAQDGVIYGSKAVGEPPLMLALSVREAIRAAVAAFGNTDYVPLASPATPEAILWAVEYVRDRATVAVETVGEPQPVSG, encoded by the coding sequence ATGAATACAGTAGGGAAAAACAGAAGCCACGAAAGCGCCACCGGACACGTCAGCGGCAAAGCAATTTATACTGATGACCAACGCTTACCAGCAGGAATGCTTTCCCTCTACCCCGTACTCTCTCCCCACGCGAAAGCGCGAATAACCAAAATCGATCCTGCTGGCGCATATAAAATTGATGGTGTCGTCACAGTCATCACCGCCGCAGATGTACCAGGCGTAAACGATACTGGAACGATTATTTATGATGAAATCCTACTTCCCGATAAAGAAATTAGCTACTACGGACAAGCAGTAGTTTGGGTAGCAGGAGAAACCGATGAAGCTGCAAGATTGGGTGCAGAAAAAGTTGTCGTCGAATACGAACCACTAGAACCAATTTTGACAATAAAGGATGCGATCGCAGCAGATAGCTTTCATCTTAAACCGAGAGTGATTAAACGAGGCGATCCGGCAACAGCTTTACAGCAGGTAGATTGCTATCTTGAAGGCGAAATGGCAATGAACGGTCAAGATCATTTCTACCTAGAAACTCATGCGAGTTGGGTCATACCAGATGGGGAAGGTAATTATCAAGTTTATGCTTCTACCCAGCATCCCACAGAAACGCAAATTGTCGTTTCCCGCGTGTTGGGAATTACTAAAAATCAAGTTGTCGTCACTTGTATCAGAATGGGTGGCGGATTTGGTGGAAAAGAATCGCAGGCAAATCCTTTTGCAGGTGTAGCCGCGATCGCAGCATGTAAAACAGGTCGTCCGGTGCGGGTAAAATTAAAACGTCACCACGATATGATTTTGACGGGCAAGCGTCACGGCTTTTTAGGACTATATAAAGTTGGTTTTACCAATGAGGGCAAAATCGTTGCTTTAGATGTAGATTTATACGCCGATGGGGGCTGGAGTTTGGATTTATCTCCTCCCGTCTTGTTACGGGCAATGTTACACGTAGATAATGCTTATTACATTCCCCATTTAGCAGTAAAAGGACAAATTGCCAAAACTAATAAAGTTTCTAATACAGCATTTCGAGGTTTTGGCGGTCCTCAAGGCATGGTAGTTATTGAAGATATTGTGGATCGAGTGGCGCGGTATTTGGGTTTACCGCCGGAAGTGGTACGCGAACGCAACTTCTACCACGGGGAAGGAGAAACGAATACCACTCATTACGACCAAGAAATTTTTGATAACCGCATTACTAAAGTTTGGCAACAGGTAAAAGATAGAGCTAATTTTACCGCACGTAGAGAGGCGATCGCGCAGTACAACCAAGCCAGTACTTATAAAAAACGTGGTTTGGCAATTACCCCTGTTAAATTCGGGATTTCATTTAATAAAACTCAATACAACCAAGCAGGGGCTTTAGTCTTAATTTACACCGACGGTAGCATTCAACTGAACCACGGTGGTACGGAAATGGGGCAGGGGTTACATACTAAAATGTTGCAAGTTGCGGCTCAAACGCTAGGCGTAAATATCGAACGCTTGCGGATCATGCCTACGAGTACGGAAAAAGTACCGAATACCTCTGCGACTGCTGCTTCTAGCGGTGCAGACTTAAACGGACAAGCGGTAAAAGATGCTTGCGAAACGCTTAAATCGCGGTTGGCTGTGGTGGCGGCTGGGTTGTTGAAGTTGGATACACCCGAAGAGATGGTATTTGCTGACGATTGGATTTACTGTCGCACTTACCCTTCAGCAAGACTCCATTTTGAAGAGGCGACAAAACAAGCGTATGGCGATCGCGTTAGTCTTGCTGCTACAGGATATTATCGCACTCCTAATATCTACTGGGATGATGCCGCAGGTAAAGGCAGACCGTTTTACTATTATGCATACGGGGCGGCGGTGAGTGAAGTTGAGGTAGACGGCTTTACAGGTAACTTTAAGTTACGACAAGTTGACATCGTGCATGATGTGGGAGAATCTTTAAATCCCTTAGTCGATCGCGGGCAGATTGAAGGCGGTTTCGTACAAGGTATGGGTTGGCTGACAATGGAAGAATTGGTGTGGGATGAGAAAGGACGCATCCGCACTTATGCCCCCAGTACGTATAAAATTCCTACAATTGGGGAAATACCGGAAAATTTCAACTTGCATTTATTAGAACGGGCGGCTCAAGATGGGGTAATTTATGGTAGTAAAGCTGTTGGCGAACCCCCTTTAATGTTGGCGCTTTCGGTAAGGGAGGCGATTCGGGCAGCAGTTGCGGCATTTGGGAATACAGATTACGTTCCTCTGGCTTCTCCTGCGACTCCTGAAGCTATTTTATGGGCAGTTGAATACGTTCGCGATCGCGCTACGGTTGCTGTGGAGACTGTGGGGGAACCGCAGCCTGTTTCGGGCTAG
- a CDS encoding photosystem II reaction center protein L — protein MPLERSKNPNNQPVELNRTSLYLGLLLIFVLGILFSSYFFN, from the coding sequence ATGCCATTAGAGAGATCGAAAAACCCTAATAACCAGCCTGTAGAATTAAACCGGACTTCCCTATACTTGGGTTTGCTGCTAATATTCGTGCTGGGCATTTTGTTTTCTAGTTATTTCTTCAACTAA
- the psbE gene encoding cytochrome b559 subunit alpha, producing the protein MSGTTGERPFSDIITSVRYWVIHSITIPALFIAGWLFVSTGLAYDVFGTPRPNEYYPQERQELPIVSDRFESRKQIEDFIGK; encoded by the coding sequence ATGTCAGGAACGACAGGTGAGCGTCCGTTTTCGGATATTATTACCAGCGTGCGTTACTGGGTGATTCACAGTATTACTATTCCAGCTTTGTTTATCGCTGGCTGGTTATTCGTTAGTACTGGTCTTGCCTATGATGTATTTGGCACACCCCGACCAAACGAATACTATCCTCAAGAACGGCAAGAGTTGCCAATCGTGAGCGATCGCTTTGAAAGCAGAAAGCAAATCGAAGACTTTATAGGAAAGTAG
- a CDS encoding photosystem II reaction center protein J: protein MSGSGRIPLWVVATIAGLGVIVVVGTFFYGSYTHLGSSL from the coding sequence GTGTCTGGAAGTGGAAGAATACCCCTTTGGGTTGTAGCAACTATTGCTGGTTTAGGCGTGATTGTTGTTGTTGGAACATTCTTTTACGGTTCTTACACTCATTTAGGTTCCTCGTTGTAA
- a CDS encoding photosynthesis system II assembly factor Ycf48: protein MFSPLKFWQKIVVLVAVVLLCVGCSSVPSTSYNPWEVVTLPTDVNLQDVGFTEDIQHGWLVGNKSALFETKDGGKTWQQKSLDLGDKNFILSSVSFSGQEGWIVGEPSLLLHTNDGGETWSRILLSEKLPGNPNTIVALGQQSAEMTTDVGAIYRTTDGGKNWKAMVQEAVGVLRNVARSEDGKYIAVSAKGNFYSTWEPGQTAWQGHNRNSSRRLQNMGFGKDGRVWMLARGGQVQFTKADNTEEWEEVQNPELSTSWGLLDLAYRTPEEIWVTGGSGNLLCSPDGGKTWQKDRGVESVPSNLYKIVFLSPEKGFIIGQRGILLRYQGQAESA, encoded by the coding sequence ATGTTTTCACCGTTAAAATTTTGGCAAAAGATTGTTGTCCTCGTAGCAGTCGTCTTGCTGTGCGTCGGCTGTAGTAGCGTTCCCTCTACTAGTTACAATCCTTGGGAGGTAGTTACTTTACCAACGGATGTTAACTTGCAAGATGTTGGCTTTACGGAAGATATCCAACATGGCTGGTTAGTGGGAAATAAATCTGCTTTATTTGAAACTAAGGATGGTGGCAAAACCTGGCAGCAGAAGAGTTTGGATTTAGGTGACAAAAACTTTATTCTGTCTTCCGTGAGTTTTTCCGGTCAAGAAGGATGGATTGTTGGCGAACCATCTTTACTGCTACATACAAATGATGGTGGCGAAACTTGGTCGCGGATTCTCTTAAGTGAAAAGCTACCAGGCAACCCAAACACAATCGTGGCGCTGGGGCAACAGTCAGCGGAGATGACTACAGATGTAGGCGCAATTTACCGCACTACTGACGGTGGTAAAAACTGGAAAGCAATGGTACAGGAAGCCGTAGGCGTGCTGCGAAACGTGGCGCGTTCTGAAGATGGTAAGTACATTGCTGTTTCTGCTAAGGGGAATTTCTATTCAACCTGGGAACCAGGTCAAACGGCATGGCAAGGTCATAACCGGAATAGTTCCCGTCGCCTGCAAAATATGGGATTTGGTAAAGACGGGCGTGTATGGATGCTGGCACGAGGCGGTCAGGTGCAATTTACTAAGGCAGATAATACAGAAGAATGGGAAGAAGTACAAAATCCAGAGTTATCTACTAGTTGGGGATTGTTAGATTTGGCTTACCGGACACCTGAAGAAATTTGGGTGACTGGTGGTAGCGGTAATCTACTTTGCAGTCCAGATGGCGGGAAAACTTGGCAAAAAGACCGAGGTGTAGAATCAGTCCCCTCAAATCTTTACAAGATCGTCTTTCTCTCTCCAGAGAAAGGATTTATTATCGGTCAGCGCGGAATTTTGCTGCGTTATCAAGGTCAAGCAGAATCGGCTTAA
- the xdhA gene encoding xanthine dehydrogenase small subunit, which translates to MQQLSPERLILTINGETVRLKDVSPTITLLEYLRQSGRIGTKEGCGDGDCGACTVAIVGEGADGKPQYQAVNSCLIPLGAVAGREIITVEGIANGQLHPVQAAMVETGGSQCGYCTPGFIMSMFAAYYDGKVDDMAIEGNLCRCTGYLPIRRAAQQVMQMQPSSDCFSQKVSQASTEFSQISYTFENQKFYRPTQLQTLLELLQQHPDASLVAGATDLGLEMSHHSKNFPVLISLEAVAELKTLTNTPELVEIGAAVPLSHIENNLRGVFPAMDEMLHWFAARQIRNRATLGGNIGTASPIGDLPPVLLALDAQLRIARSEGERTLPIADFFKGYRKTDLQPGEVIVSVQIPKTITAGATRRLSQSYKVGKRGTDDISIVAAAFTIDLGDRNQIKHARLAYGGVAATPARAIAVESMLIGKPWNAETVKQAKQELKQAFTPLTDLRGSAEYRKMLVVNLFEKFFVEIGNG; encoded by the coding sequence GTGCAGCAATTATCACCAGAACGCTTAATTTTAACCATCAATGGCGAAACAGTCCGCCTGAAAGATGTCTCACCTACGATAACGCTGTTAGAGTACTTGCGGCAAAGCGGACGCATTGGCACGAAAGAAGGGTGTGGCGATGGCGACTGCGGGGCTTGTACTGTTGCCATTGTAGGCGAAGGCGCGGATGGAAAACCCCAATACCAAGCTGTGAATAGCTGTCTTATCCCCTTAGGTGCAGTAGCGGGAAGAGAAATTATTACTGTAGAAGGGATTGCCAACGGACAGTTACATCCAGTTCAAGCCGCAATGGTAGAAACAGGTGGTTCCCAGTGTGGCTACTGTACCCCTGGCTTTATTATGAGTATGTTCGCTGCCTACTACGACGGCAAAGTAGACGATATGGCAATAGAGGGGAACTTATGCCGTTGTACGGGATATTTGCCAATTCGCCGTGCTGCTCAACAAGTCATGCAAATGCAGCCATCCAGCGATTGTTTCAGCCAGAAAGTATCACAAGCATCAACCGAATTCAGCCAAATTAGCTACACTTTTGAGAACCAAAAGTTTTATCGCCCGACGCAATTACAGACACTCTTAGAACTACTGCAACAGCACCCCGACGCTAGCTTAGTTGCAGGGGCAACAGATTTAGGACTGGAAATGAGCCACCATAGCAAAAACTTTCCGGTGCTAATTTCCCTAGAAGCGGTAGCAGAATTGAAAACACTGACAAACACACCTGAATTGGTGGAAATTGGGGCAGCAGTACCACTGAGTCATATTGAGAACAACTTACGCGGTGTCTTTCCTGCAATGGATGAGATGCTGCACTGGTTTGCGGCGCGTCAAATTAGAAACCGAGCCACACTAGGAGGTAATATCGGTACAGCTTCACCAATTGGCGACTTGCCTCCAGTATTACTAGCCTTAGATGCCCAATTACGTATAGCTAGGAGTGAAGGTGAAAGAACTCTCCCCATCGCAGATTTTTTCAAAGGATATAGAAAAACAGACTTGCAGCCTGGGGAAGTGATTGTCTCCGTCCAAATTCCCAAAACTATTACAGCAGGTGCAACTCGCCGCTTGAGTCAATCTTATAAAGTTGGCAAACGCGGCACGGACGATATTAGTATTGTCGCAGCTGCATTTACGATCGATCTAGGCGATCGCAACCAAATCAAACACGCCAGACTCGCATATGGCGGAGTTGCCGCAACACCAGCCAGGGCAATTGCAGTAGAATCAATGCTAATTGGTAAACCTTGGAACGCCGAAACGGTAAAACAAGCAAAGCAAGAATTAAAACAAGCCTTTACACCACTAACAGATTTACGGGGTAGTGCAGAGTATCGCAAGATGTTGGTTGTCAACTTGTTTGAGAAATTTTTTGTTGAAATAGGTAATGGGTAA
- the aroH gene encoding chorismate mutase: protein MEWRLKAIRGATTVTENTVQAIDEAVTEMLDELEMKNQLDPTQIVSVTFTVTRDLDAIFPAAIARKRPFWDCVAMLDVQQMHVEGSLERCIRCLIHANLPANQVQVWHPYLRKAKNLRPDWSSPQRLVQPESVQTHLR from the coding sequence GTGGAGTGGCGATTAAAAGCAATTCGTGGGGCAACAACCGTTACAGAAAATACGGTGCAGGCAATTGACGAAGCCGTGACAGAAATGTTAGACGAGCTGGAGATGAAGAATCAGCTAGATCCGACTCAAATTGTGAGCGTCACTTTTACTGTCACTCGCGATCTCGATGCCATTTTTCCCGCTGCGATCGCCCGCAAGCGCCCTTTCTGGGACTGTGTAGCCATGCTTGACGTACAGCAGATGCATGTAGAAGGTAGTTTAGAACGTTGCATCCGCTGTTTAATCCACGCTAACCTTCCTGCTAACCAAGTCCAGGTTTGGCATCCTTATTTACGCAAAGCAAAGAATTTACGCCCCGATTGGAGTTCTCCCCAACGACTCGTACAACCAGAATCAGTCCAAACTCATTTAAGGTGA
- the psbF gene encoding cytochrome b559 subunit beta translates to MNTNQVNQPIQYPIFTVRWLAVHTLAVPTVFFLGAIASMQFIQR, encoded by the coding sequence ATGAATACCAATCAAGTCAATCAACCAATTCAATATCCGATTTTTACCGTCCGCTGGCTAGCAGTTCACACCTTAGCTGTACCGACAGTATTTTTCTTAGGTGCGATCGCTTCTATGCAATTCATTCAGCGATAG
- a CDS encoding Uma2 family endonuclease — protein MVLLNDLPQRLQADDPEEKRIVTGVSWQQYEALIADLGDNSGYRVAYLDGVLEIVSPSRRHEKGKSRIGGLLELFFLETDTEYFPTGSTTFRKEDSQAGGEPDESYCIGTEKDFPDIAIEVVVTSGGINRLELYRRLGVREVWFWQNESFSLCHLREETPSQFRHFGYERIDRSEILPNLDIDLLAECILISNPLAAAKEFRQRCAIAI, from the coding sequence ATGGTGTTACTCAACGATTTACCTCAACGTCTACAAGCTGACGATCCAGAAGAAAAACGGATTGTTACGGGTGTAAGTTGGCAACAATACGAAGCCCTAATAGCCGATTTAGGCGATAATTCTGGCTATCGGGTTGCTTATTTAGATGGAGTATTAGAAATTGTGTCGCCCAGTCGCCGTCATGAAAAGGGAAAAAGTCGCATTGGTGGATTATTAGAACTTTTCTTTTTAGAAACTGATACAGAGTATTTTCCTACAGGTTCTACGACTTTTCGCAAGGAAGATAGTCAAGCAGGAGGAGAACCAGACGAAAGCTATTGTATTGGCACTGAAAAAGATTTCCCAGATATAGCTATTGAAGTAGTAGTAACCAGTGGCGGAATTAATCGATTGGAACTTTATCGGCGATTGGGTGTAAGAGAAGTTTGGTTTTGGCAAAATGAGAGTTTTTCTCTTTGTCATTTGCGTGAAGAAACACCTTCTCAGTTTAGGCATTTTGGATATGAAAGAATAGACCGAAGCGAAATATTACCAAATTTAGATATAGATTTACTAGCTGAATGTATTCTTATATCTAATCCTTTAGCCGCAGCAAAAGAATTTCGCCAACGATGCGCGATCGCAATTTAA